From Paenibacillus sp. V4I7, one genomic window encodes:
- a CDS encoding carbohydrate ABC transporter permease, producing MKEIRYRRVFLHAVLMLYIGIILFPLLWVLNSSFKTNKEIIASPWSLPEQLSFSNYWNAWTGAHVGHYFTNSLVISVISAVATLLLGTATAYALTRMEFPRLSKFLKRILMLALLVPAGSLLVPLYMLLRSMYVYNTPLALILPYVTMGLPLTVFIFSAFLKSIPSELEEAGIMDGLSIYGLLWRVILPITIPSLVTVFMLNFLNNWNEFMMANLFLTKEKFRTLPVSMVAFYDQLNMNYGSLCAAIMFSVIPVMLIYFILQNRIIESIKS from the coding sequence TTGAAGGAAATTCGCTATCGCCGTGTCTTCCTCCATGCTGTACTCATGTTGTACATAGGCATTATTTTGTTTCCTCTTCTTTGGGTATTGAACTCCTCATTTAAAACAAATAAAGAAATCATTGCCTCGCCGTGGTCCCTTCCAGAGCAACTCTCGTTTTCGAATTATTGGAATGCCTGGACTGGTGCGCATGTGGGTCACTATTTTACGAACAGTTTAGTGATTTCTGTGATATCCGCCGTGGCGACGCTGCTTCTTGGTACGGCAACGGCGTACGCCTTAACACGAATGGAATTTCCACGATTAAGCAAGTTCTTGAAGCGTATATTGATGCTTGCTTTGCTTGTGCCCGCAGGTTCCTTGCTTGTCCCGCTATATATGCTCCTTCGCAGCATGTACGTATATAACACACCCTTAGCTTTGATCCTGCCATATGTAACGATGGGTTTACCTTTGACTGTGTTTATTTTTAGTGCCTTTTTGAAATCCATACCGAGTGAGTTAGAAGAAGCGGGGATCATGGATGGACTATCCATCTACGGACTTTTATGGCGAGTCATTTTACCTATTACGATACCTTCACTTGTCACGGTTTTTATGCTCAATTTCCTTAACAATTGGAATGAGTTTATGATGGCCAATCTATTTCTAACGAAGGAAAAGTTTAGGACGCTTCCTGTGAGCATGGTAGCCTTTTACGACCAATTGAATATGAACTACGGTTCGCTCTGTGCAGCAATTATGTTTAGTGTTATTCCAGTTATGCTGATCTATTTTATTTTGCAGAATCGTATCATTGAAAGCATTAAATCTTAA
- a CDS encoding MFS transporter, whose product MSQAVSNSAPTMRSFFANRFVQSIMLSGLFLQIGIWIRNFAILLYVTDMTNNDPYSVSLISVAEFAPIFIFSFIGGAFADRWRPKLTMVWCDILSAASVFVIMITLYYGSWKAIFFATLVSSILSQFSQPSGMKLFKVHVPESQMQMGMSLFQSMMAIFMILGPIMGTFVYYTFGIEVAIAIMGICFVLSALVLTFLPADRKAEKGSEAPSTHIFAEMGEGFRYVLKNKMLVTLGGCFAVAGLAIGLISPLGIFLVTENLGLPKENLQWFMATNGVAMIIGGGLTMGFSKKMSSQALLILGMSVSVVAFAVIGMTHLLWVALVMQFLSGLVMPAIQIGINTMILGNTEESFVGRVNGILNPLFMGAMVITMSLAGSIKASFSLEAIYLVSAALFLVGVFIMLPSLKYKQPVVPQTSSE is encoded by the coding sequence ATGTCTCAAGCAGTATCTAATTCTGCGCCAACGATGCGTTCTTTTTTTGCCAATCGTTTTGTGCAGTCCATTATGTTATCGGGTCTCTTCCTCCAAATCGGGATTTGGATTCGTAACTTCGCGATTCTTCTCTACGTAACCGACATGACGAATAACGATCCTTACTCGGTTTCCTTGATTTCCGTTGCCGAGTTTGCGCCGATATTTATTTTCTCTTTCATTGGCGGTGCCTTTGCAGATCGATGGAGACCTAAGCTCACGATGGTCTGGTGCGATATTCTCAGTGCTGCCTCGGTGTTTGTCATTATGATTACCCTGTATTATGGTTCATGGAAGGCGATCTTTTTTGCCACATTAGTATCGTCCATCCTGTCCCAATTCTCTCAACCGTCCGGGATGAAGCTGTTCAAGGTTCATGTGCCGGAATCTCAAATGCAAATGGGGATGTCATTGTTTCAATCGATGATGGCAATCTTTATGATTTTGGGTCCAATTATGGGTACTTTCGTGTACTATACCTTTGGAATCGAAGTTGCTATAGCGATCATGGGAATTTGCTTTGTGCTTTCCGCTCTTGTCCTAACATTTCTACCAGCTGACCGTAAAGCGGAAAAAGGATCGGAAGCTCCATCCACGCACATTTTTGCTGAGATGGGCGAAGGTTTCCGGTATGTGCTCAAGAATAAAATGCTTGTTACTTTGGGAGGCTGCTTTGCTGTTGCCGGTCTTGCGATTGGTCTAATCAGTCCACTTGGTATCTTTCTTGTTACGGAAAATCTGGGCTTGCCTAAAGAGAACTTGCAATGGTTTATGGCCACGAATGGTGTCGCGATGATTATCGGCGGGGGCTTGACGATGGGCTTTTCCAAAAAAATGTCGTCGCAAGCGCTGCTTATACTCGGGATGTCCGTAAGTGTCGTGGCGTTCGCGGTCATTGGTATGACACATCTGTTATGGGTAGCACTTGTTATGCAATTCCTGTCCGGTCTCGTCATGCCCGCTATCCAAATTGGTATCAATACGATGATTCTTGGCAACACGGAGGAATCATTCGTGGGTCGCGTGAATGGTATTCTGAATCCTTTGTTTATGGGAGCTATGGTCATCACGATGAGTTTGGCCGGAAGTATCAAAGCTTCCTTCTCGCTTGAAGCCATTTATCTAGTAAGTGCTGCTTTATTTTTAGTTGGGGTCTTCATTATGCTGCCTTCGTTGAAATATAAGCAACCTGTCGTGCCGCAGACGAGTAGTGAATGA
- a CDS encoding DeoR/GlpR family DNA-binding transcription regulator, which produces MGKTDIRRDAIMQAIKDKGSIALTDIVKQFAVSEATARRDLEILEQEKRCIRTFGGAVLESLKVEVPFFNKMDLYTDEKKEIADKALRYIEDGDIIGLTGGTTTTFIAKKLNQFKNLTVITNAVNIAYELIGTPGLQLILTGGVIRTQTFELSGPLANATLDNLSIRKTFMGVDGVSLSRGMMIYNELEAETNRRMMKQSMETYLVADHSKFSRSSLFVIGEVQETIGIISDSAITPEMKHAFKEAGAPFL; this is translated from the coding sequence ATGGGAAAGACAGACATTCGCCGCGATGCGATTATGCAAGCCATTAAAGATAAAGGCTCCATCGCCTTGACCGATATCGTCAAGCAGTTTGCTGTTTCGGAAGCAACGGCTAGACGGGACCTTGAGATACTCGAACAAGAAAAGCGCTGCATTCGTACCTTTGGAGGCGCCGTGCTTGAAAGCTTGAAGGTCGAAGTCCCTTTTTTCAACAAAATGGACCTCTACACGGATGAAAAGAAAGAAATCGCCGACAAGGCGCTGCGCTATATTGAAGATGGCGATATCATCGGTTTAACCGGCGGTACGACGACGACTTTTATCGCTAAAAAGCTCAACCAATTTAAGAACCTTACCGTTATCACGAATGCGGTTAATATCGCCTATGAGCTGATCGGAACGCCGGGGCTGCAGCTCATCCTTACTGGCGGGGTGATTCGTACCCAAACCTTCGAGTTGTCGGGACCACTCGCCAATGCAACGTTAGACAATCTCAGCATTCGCAAAACATTCATGGGTGTGGACGGTGTCTCGTTATCCCGTGGCATGATGATTTATAATGAGCTGGAAGCCGAGACCAATCGGCGCATGATGAAGCAGTCCATGGAAACTTACCTCGTAGCCGATCATTCCAAGTTCAGCCGCAGCTCCTTGTTTGTCATAGGGGAAGTTCAAGAAACCATAGGTATTATTAGCGATTCAGCCATAACACCGGAAATGAAGCATGCTTTCAAGGAAGCCGGAGCACCATTTCTATGA
- a CDS encoding ROK family protein has product MGKGEKEMTLEQENKQDVFVKGNGIEQEKGMKNIGEEQDVFVREYFVGVDLGGTKMLAALVAYDGSIIAREEIPTLAQQGEVAVLDRLGNLIEGILAAVPGSRSALRGIGVATAGTLDTANGVVTFATNLGWRDVAVAAVLSDRFACEVRLENDATAAAVGEWLAGAGEGAPDCIFVTISTGIGGGIISGGRLIAGVNHNAGELGHISIDGNGPRCLCGNVGCLELYASGTAIGRRGAEHVRRVAGGDGDAAGALTRLAGGAPDRVDARLVAAAAAEGDAEASGILREAGRALGIGLVSILPPPQSAGGHYWRRSFAHRRAAPRSDA; this is encoded by the coding sequence ATGGGGAAAGGGGAAAAAGAGATGACATTGGAGCAGGAAAATAAGCAAGATGTTTTTGTAAAGGGTAACGGCATCGAACAAGAAAAAGGTATGAAAAACATCGGAGAAGAACAAGATGTCTTCGTTCGGGAGTATTTTGTTGGGGTAGATCTGGGAGGCACGAAGATGCTGGCCGCCTTGGTCGCGTACGATGGCAGCATCATCGCGCGAGAAGAGATCCCCACCCTTGCGCAGCAGGGGGAGGTAGCTGTGCTCGATCGGCTGGGTAACCTGATCGAGGGGATTCTCGCGGCTGTGCCCGGCAGCCGCAGTGCTCTCCGCGGTATTGGCGTCGCCACCGCTGGCACGCTTGATACGGCGAACGGTGTCGTCACCTTCGCCACGAATCTCGGCTGGCGCGACGTTGCTGTCGCCGCTGTGTTGTCGGACCGCTTCGCTTGCGAGGTCCGGCTCGAGAACGATGCCACCGCCGCAGCGGTTGGCGAATGGCTGGCCGGCGCGGGCGAGGGCGCGCCGGACTGTATATTCGTGACGATCTCCACAGGGATCGGCGGGGGCATCATTTCCGGCGGCCGCTTGATCGCCGGAGTTAACCATAACGCAGGGGAGCTTGGTCACATTTCCATTGATGGAAATGGGCCACGCTGCCTCTGCGGGAATGTGGGGTGCCTGGAGCTCTACGCGTCAGGCACCGCCATTGGCCGCCGCGGCGCCGAGCACGTGCGCCGCGTTGCGGGAGGCGACGGCGACGCTGCCGGCGCCCTCACGAGGCTTGCGGGAGGCGCCCCTGACCGCGTCGATGCGCGGTTGGTCGCGGCCGCAGCCGCGGAAGGGGATGCCGAGGCAAGCGGCATCCTGCGCGAAGCGGGACGAGCCCTCGGCATCGGGCTCGTGAGCATTCTCCCACCTCCTCAATCCGCAGGTGGTCATTATTGGCGGCGGAGCTTCGCACATCGGCGAGCCGCTCCTAGGTCCGATGCGTGA
- a CDS encoding carbon starvation CstA family protein → MKNKFTSYVIWGAIAALGAAGFAMLALSNGENISAVWLIIAAICTYAFGYRFYSRFIAKKIYELNDQRATPAHVHNDAKDYVPTNKYVLFGHHFAAIAGAGPLVGPILAAQMGYLPSILWIIVGAVLAGCVQDFVTLVGSMRRDGKSLGQMAKDEVGRFSGTLASIATLAILIIIVAVLGLVVVKALAESPWGMFTIAMTMPIAIFMGFYMRYIRPGKVIEGSIIGFVLLMIALWSGQYVAESPMLSQMFTFTAPQIAIMMVVYGLIASILPVWVLLAPRDYLSSFLKIGVIILLAGGIMVILPELKMPAVTQFIDGTGPVFSGNLFPFLFITIACGAVSGFHSLISSGTTPKMIDRESHAPFIGFAGMAAESFVAVMALIAACALEPGIYFAMNSSPAVIGTDPAAVAAKISSWGFTLTPDQITSTAKEIGEKTILSRTGGAPTLAVGMAEIFAKFLNGAKAFWYHFAILFEAVFILTAVDAGTRVGRFMLQDLIGNFYKPFGQTKDFKYNFIASLLVCSAWGYFLYQGAIDPFGGINSLWALFGIANQMLAAIALAVAVTIMIKMGKARYAWVGILPFAFLSVTTLTAGFQKAFSGNASIGFLAAAKKYQEGIDKGQVIAPAKNMDVMHQIVTNNYIDAALTIFFGIVVILMIIISLRVWYNILIQKQKPHLKEAPFVQSTFGA, encoded by the coding sequence ATGAAAAACAAATTTACTTCGTATGTAATTTGGGGTGCGATTGCAGCATTAGGTGCAGCTGGTTTCGCTATGCTCGCGCTGTCGAATGGCGAGAACATCTCGGCAGTTTGGTTAATCATTGCCGCTATCTGTACGTATGCTTTTGGTTACCGTTTTTACAGTCGGTTCATTGCTAAGAAAATTTACGAGTTAAATGATCAACGGGCAACCCCAGCCCATGTTCATAACGATGCCAAAGACTACGTCCCGACTAACAAATATGTGCTTTTTGGCCATCATTTCGCGGCCATCGCCGGAGCAGGACCGCTGGTTGGTCCGATATTAGCCGCACAAATGGGGTATTTACCCAGCATTCTCTGGATTATTGTCGGGGCCGTTCTTGCTGGCTGCGTACAAGACTTTGTGACCCTTGTTGGATCCATGCGTCGAGATGGAAAGTCACTGGGTCAAATGGCCAAAGACGAAGTCGGTCGATTCAGCGGTACGTTAGCGTCCATTGCAACGTTAGCGATCCTCATTATTATCGTCGCCGTTCTTGGACTCGTCGTAGTGAAAGCGTTAGCAGAATCACCATGGGGCATGTTTACGATCGCCATGACCATGCCGATTGCGATATTTATGGGCTTTTATATGCGTTATATTCGACCTGGTAAAGTAATCGAAGGCTCCATCATTGGTTTCGTCTTATTGATGATTGCTTTATGGTCAGGACAGTATGTAGCGGAAAGTCCGATGCTATCCCAGATGTTTACCTTCACAGCTCCACAAATCGCCATTATGATGGTTGTCTATGGCCTCATTGCTTCCATTTTGCCAGTTTGGGTCCTTCTTGCACCGCGTGATTATTTAAGCTCTTTTTTGAAAATCGGCGTTATCATCTTACTTGCTGGCGGCATTATGGTCATTTTACCGGAGCTGAAAATGCCGGCAGTGACCCAATTTATTGATGGAACCGGGCCTGTATTTTCCGGCAATTTATTCCCATTCCTATTCATTACCATAGCTTGCGGGGCGGTTTCCGGATTTCATTCCTTGATTTCTTCCGGTACGACTCCGAAAATGATCGATAGAGAAAGTCATGCCCCTTTTATCGGTTTTGCCGGTATGGCCGCAGAATCCTTCGTCGCTGTTATGGCATTGATCGCGGCATGTGCCTTAGAACCCGGCATTTACTTCGCGATGAACTCTTCACCGGCTGTAATCGGAACGGATCCAGCTGCCGTCGCGGCCAAAATCTCATCATGGGGCTTCACGTTGACTCCTGATCAGATTACAAGCACGGCCAAAGAAATCGGTGAAAAGACGATCCTCTCGCGAACAGGCGGGGCACCAACGCTTGCCGTAGGTATGGCTGAGATTTTTGCAAAATTCCTAAATGGAGCCAAAGCATTCTGGTACCATTTCGCTATTTTATTTGAAGCTGTGTTCATCTTAACAGCTGTAGATGCCGGTACACGGGTTGGCCGTTTTATGCTGCAGGATTTGATCGGAAACTTCTACAAGCCATTTGGCCAAACAAAAGATTTCAAATACAATTTCATTGCTTCGCTGCTTGTTTGCTCGGCTTGGGGGTACTTCTTGTATCAAGGGGCGATCGATCCGTTTGGGGGTATCAATTCCTTATGGGCGCTATTCGGAATCGCGAATCAAATGCTAGCTGCTATCGCTTTAGCCGTAGCAGTAACGATTATGATTAAAATGGGCAAAGCTCGCTACGCTTGGGTAGGTATCCTTCCTTTTGCATTCCTCTCCGTGACGACGTTGACTGCCGGCTTTCAAAAAGCATTTTCCGGAAACGCAAGTATCGGTTTTTTAGCGGCAGCGAAGAAATATCAAGAAGGAATTGACAAAGGCCAAGTCATCGCACCTGCAAAGAACATGGATGTCATGCATCAGATTGTGACAAATAACTATATCGATGCGGCCCTCACCATCTTCTTCGGTATCGTCGTCATTCTGATGATTATCATCTCTTTACGGGTATGGTACAATATCTTGATTCAAAAGCAGAAACCTCACTTGAAAGAAGCGCCTTTTGTACAATCCACATTTGGAGCCTGA
- a CDS encoding LytTR family DNA-binding domain-containing protein, translating to MGWNIVIADDEAPAREELVYLLEQYEDVEMVTPATSGMDAIKKVKEQSPDVLFLDMDMPDLNGLQVAEIVREINPQVKVVFSTAYDQYAVHAFKLRAFHYMLKPYDEEDLAIVFRELRKIRMQNGSGVLVHPSTGMTSVKLALELDEGITYVSPKDIMYISKEVKHVQVHLRDKAYNVSYTLVELEQKLEPFGFFRCHKSYLVNLASIAEMKTWVNGAYNLRMDDALRSSIPVSRNYVKMLRLKLEI from the coding sequence GTGGGCTGGAATATCGTGATTGCTGATGATGAAGCGCCGGCAAGGGAAGAGTTAGTCTATCTCTTAGAGCAGTACGAAGATGTAGAGATGGTGACACCTGCGACCAGCGGAATGGATGCAATTAAGAAGGTAAAAGAACAATCACCGGATGTCTTATTTCTCGATATGGACATGCCGGATCTTAATGGGCTTCAAGTGGCAGAAATCGTACGAGAGATCAATCCGCAGGTGAAGGTTGTGTTCTCCACTGCGTACGATCAATATGCTGTTCATGCATTTAAGCTTCGTGCTTTTCACTATATGCTCAAGCCGTACGACGAAGAAGACTTAGCTATCGTTTTCCGAGAGCTGCGTAAAATTCGAATGCAGAACGGATCGGGCGTCCTAGTCCATCCTTCCACCGGAATGACAAGTGTAAAACTAGCGCTAGAATTGGATGAAGGCATTACCTATGTATCACCGAAGGACATCATGTATATCAGCAAAGAAGTCAAACATGTACAGGTTCATCTTCGTGATAAAGCCTATAACGTTTCCTATACGTTAGTGGAGCTGGAACAAAAGTTGGAGCCATTCGGTTTTTTTCGCTGCCACAAAAGCTATCTCGTCAACCTGGCTTCCATTGCTGAGATGAAGACTTGGGTCAACGGAGCGTATAATCTGCGGATGGATGACGCACTGCGAAGCAGCATACCTGTTAGCCGAAATTATGTGAAGATGCTGCGTTTGAAACTCGAAATTTAA
- a CDS encoding LytS/YhcK type 5TM receptor domain-containing protein yields the protein MLHLFVDMIERVGFLIALAFAFSRSRWMRSYMSYQGNKTYQWRFLFFFTAYAILATYSGVTVSEYTYRPAPWIGEVAPTAAIANARTVGVVIAGLLGGVKSGLIVGVAAGLHRYSLGGFVAVACMIAPILQGVLAGLCRKAFKKRFRKVSSIQLAFLVGFMAEALQMALILALAKPWGDALNLVSLIGLPQTLANSIGVALYFVLYNTMEREEDRIGAEHAHKALQIADMTMPLWRLEFEKAVHEIAKVLNEEMKAVGAFFSKNGSAWIAEGRKTKHWIDLFIHIPNQRPIGQFRLYFEREQDDNPSRRRMLSSLAGLLSQQYAFVESERQSQLLADAEIRSLQAQMNPHFLFNVLNTVKSFIRTKPEEARQMVMHLSKFLRKNMSHSNQRMITIRDEYELVMSYLSLIKSRLGDQLEFYAEIDERLLDHQIPPFTIQPLVENAIVHGIKNRKGIGMIKLMVKEELDDGKRHARITVEDNGVGLETVRLHSHGEQHAGMALRNIEQRLIYHYGREHPLEIESKSGEGTKIRFWVR from the coding sequence ATGCTTCATTTGTTCGTCGATATGATTGAAAGGGTTGGATTCTTGATAGCGCTTGCATTTGCCTTTTCTCGCAGCCGCTGGATGCGCAGTTATATGAGTTATCAAGGTAACAAGACCTATCAATGGCGTTTTCTTTTCTTTTTCACTGCTTATGCGATTCTGGCCACCTACTCGGGTGTGACGGTTTCCGAGTACACATATCGACCGGCACCATGGATCGGCGAAGTAGCCCCAACCGCGGCCATTGCCAATGCTCGAACCGTTGGAGTCGTCATTGCCGGCTTGCTAGGCGGTGTGAAAAGCGGGCTCATCGTTGGTGTCGCAGCGGGCCTGCATCGTTACAGCTTGGGTGGATTTGTTGCTGTAGCTTGTATGATTGCGCCTATTCTACAAGGTGTCTTGGCTGGACTTTGCCGCAAAGCGTTCAAGAAACGCTTCCGCAAGGTGTCGTCCATTCAACTCGCCTTTCTTGTAGGCTTCATGGCTGAAGCTCTGCAAATGGCACTTATTCTTGCGCTCGCCAAGCCCTGGGGAGATGCATTAAACCTAGTTTCGCTTATTGGTTTACCACAGACTCTCGCTAACAGCATCGGGGTAGCCCTTTATTTCGTACTGTACAACACGATGGAGCGCGAAGAGGATCGCATCGGCGCAGAGCATGCTCATAAAGCACTGCAAATTGCGGATATGACGATGCCGCTTTGGCGATTGGAATTCGAGAAGGCCGTACATGAAATCGCGAAAGTTTTGAATGAGGAAATGAAGGCCGTGGGTGCATTTTTCAGTAAGAACGGCTCGGCATGGATAGCGGAGGGAAGAAAAACAAAGCATTGGATCGACTTATTCATTCATATTCCGAATCAGCGTCCGATTGGGCAATTTCGCTTGTATTTCGAGCGAGAGCAGGATGATAATCCATCTCGTAGACGAATGTTGTCCTCGCTTGCCGGTCTGCTTTCTCAGCAGTATGCGTTTGTCGAGTCCGAGAGACAGTCGCAGCTGCTGGCGGATGCGGAGATTCGTTCGCTGCAAGCGCAGATGAATCCCCACTTCCTTTTTAATGTGCTCAACACAGTCAAATCGTTTATTCGTACTAAACCGGAAGAGGCCCGTCAGATGGTGATGCACTTGTCTAAGTTTTTGCGCAAAAACATGAGCCATAGTAACCAACGGATGATTACGATACGTGACGAATATGAATTGGTCATGTCTTACCTTAGTTTGATTAAATCACGTCTTGGGGATCAATTGGAATTTTATGCTGAAATCGATGAAAGGCTACTGGATCATCAGATCCCTCCGTTTACGATTCAACCTCTTGTCGAGAACGCCATTGTTCATGGCATCAAAAACAGGAAGGGAATCGGTATGATCAAGCTTATGGTGAAGGAGGAACTGGACGACGGAAAGCGGCATGCGCGTATTACTGTCGAGGACAATGGAGTTGGCCTAGAAACCGTCAGGCTTCACAGTCATGGGGAACAACACGCCGGTATGGCTTTGCGGAATATCGAACAGCGGCTAATCTACCATTACGGAAGAGAGCATCCGCTTGAAATTGAGAGTAAGTCAGGCGAAGGCACAAAAATTAGATTCTGGGTGAGGTGA
- a CDS encoding YbdD/YjiX family protein, protein MKTITSFTKKVNTTIKVIFNIPDYERYLKHQQDHHPDDKPLTEKEFYMLSLHERYESGKINRCC, encoded by the coding sequence ATGAAAACAATTACGAGTTTTACAAAGAAGGTTAACACGACAATAAAGGTCATTTTCAATATCCCAGACTATGAAAGATACTTGAAGCATCAACAGGATCATCATCCAGATGATAAACCTTTGACGGAAAAGGAGTTTTACATGCTTTCCCTTCATGAACGTTATGAAAGCGGAAAAATTAATCGCTGCTGTTAA
- the nagZ gene encoding beta-N-acetylhexosaminidase, whose amino-acid sequence MMSSSSRNNQHPLTLRQKVGQMFICGFESLEPNASITQLIEEYGLGGVIYFRRNVKDAHQLAHLSSELQTMSLRSGGQPLFIAVDQEGGMVSRIEKGATLLPGNMALGASFAPAGVYASSKVMGKELRQMGVNMNFAPCLDINNNRLNPVIGVRSYGETAALVGDMGTHAVKGLQDMGVIATVKHFPGHGDTSEDSHHDLPVVPHSMERLMELELAPFIKAIEGGVDAIMTAHVVFTALEENGVPSTLSYRILTELLREKLQFKGLIVTDCLEMKAISEGIGVAEGAVRAIEAGSDLILVSHLLDRQVSAIEAVIAAVESGRIPESRIDESVLRIMTYKYKREIRYDTLAPIPTEPISKPEHQLLAKELSRKSITRVKDEVGKVLDLNEPTLVIWTEVQTGTEIDEVVERSGTLGSVLSEIAGKPVQEVYLGLYPSDTEVASVLEACEGNKQIVIVTYNATFSAGQTRLVKELVQMEEPYVIVAAGRNPYDLLEFPEVKTYYACYENRPLAMVSLANVLLGKEKAVGRLPVTLSEEYPLGWRLD is encoded by the coding sequence ATGATGTCATCTTCATCACGTAATAACCAACATCCTTTAACCTTGCGCCAAAAAGTAGGTCAAATGTTTATTTGCGGTTTTGAATCTTTGGAACCAAATGCGTCCATTACCCAATTAATTGAGGAATACGGACTTGGCGGTGTCATCTATTTTCGTCGAAATGTAAAGGATGCTCACCAATTGGCTCATTTGTCATCCGAATTGCAAACGATGAGTCTTCGCAGCGGCGGACAGCCGTTATTCATTGCCGTAGATCAAGAGGGTGGTATGGTTTCCCGTATTGAAAAAGGAGCAACTCTGCTGCCAGGGAACATGGCTTTAGGGGCTTCTTTTGCTCCCGCAGGTGTTTATGCCAGCTCAAAAGTGATGGGTAAAGAATTACGCCAAATGGGTGTGAACATGAACTTCGCCCCTTGTTTAGATATCAATAATAATCGATTAAACCCTGTTATCGGCGTGCGCTCTTATGGTGAAACAGCTGCGCTAGTGGGTGATATGGGCACACATGCGGTGAAAGGCTTGCAGGATATGGGCGTTATAGCCACAGTCAAGCATTTCCCAGGGCACGGTGATACGTCAGAGGATTCTCATCATGACCTACCCGTTGTGCCCCATAGTATGGAGCGGTTGATGGAGCTAGAGCTAGCCCCTTTCATTAAAGCGATTGAAGGCGGAGTAGATGCGATTATGACGGCGCATGTCGTCTTCACGGCACTAGAAGAGAATGGTGTTCCATCGACGTTGTCATATCGCATTTTAACGGAATTGCTTCGTGAGAAACTTCAGTTCAAAGGGTTAATTGTAACAGACTGCCTGGAGATGAAGGCGATCTCAGAAGGGATTGGTGTGGCGGAAGGCGCTGTACGTGCCATTGAGGCTGGATCGGATCTTATTCTGGTTAGTCATTTACTGGATCGCCAAGTGTCTGCCATTGAAGCGGTTATAGCTGCGGTGGAAAGTGGACGTATTCCGGAGTCGCGAATTGATGAGTCTGTGCTGCGGATAATGACCTATAAATATAAGCGAGAAATTCGCTATGATACGCTAGCACCCATCCCGACCGAACCTATTTCTAAACCCGAGCATCAACTGCTCGCCAAAGAACTGAGCCGCAAAAGTATTACGCGGGTTAAGGATGAAGTAGGTAAAGTGCTGGATCTGAACGAGCCTACTTTAGTTATTTGGACAGAAGTACAAACGGGAACTGAAATTGATGAAGTTGTGGAGCGGAGCGGTACACTGGGCAGTGTCTTATCTGAGATAGCCGGAAAGCCTGTTCAGGAGGTTTATTTGGGGCTGTATCCTTCGGATACGGAGGTAGCATCGGTTCTAGAAGCTTGTGAGGGTAACAAGCAAATTGTCATTGTCACATACAATGCAACATTCTCAGCAGGACAAACCAGGTTGGTTAAAGAATTAGTTCAAATGGAAGAACCGTATGTTATCGTGGCTGCTGGGAGAAATCCTTATGATTTACTTGAATTTCCTGAGGTAAAGACTTATTATGCTTGTTATGAAAACCGTCCGCTTGCGATGGTTTCTCTCGCGAATGTGCTTCTTGGGAAAGAGAAAGCGGTTGGAAGGCTGCCTGTGACATTGTCGGAGGAGTATCCGCTTGGTTGGAGGCTGGATTGA